Proteins from one Peromyscus eremicus unplaced genomic scaffold, PerEre_H2_v1 PerEre#2#chr22_unloc_1, whole genome shotgun sequence genomic window:
- the Rasal3 gene encoding RAS protein activator like-3, producing the protein MKTECGQTVRRTVTFWSHSRDSAMDPPLPSEATQTLPAPPSALASYRWHTAGGGEKAAGGFRWGRFTGWGRTLSHQEPMVSSQPAPRSLFRRVLSAPPKESRPSRLRLSKTLWGRHKNVAPLEPKPNPTAPEPEPELEVPPDPPAVAQIPEPPTPDMPVWDIGGFTLLEGRLVLLGEEEGPRQIRMGSASSESNMQASMGNLRDPDRTPGKTELEATGSNQVHNVRGLLKRLKEKKKARSELGAHGPRDGPPSALGSRESLATLSELDLGAERDVRVWPLHPSLLGEPHCFQVTWAGGSRCFSCRSSAERDRWIEDLRRQFQPSQDNVERQETWLTVWVHEAKGLPRAAAPGVRAELWLDGALLARTAPRAGPGQLFWAERFHFEALPPARRLSLRLRGARPAGATVGRVTLELDEASIPRAPAAGLERWFPVLGAPAGAALRARIRVRRLRVLPSERYKELAEFLTFHYARLCEALESALSAQAKEELAAAMVRVLRATGRAQALVTDLGTSELARCGGREALLFRENTLATKAIDEYMKLVAQEYLQETLGEVLRCLCASTEDCEVDPSKCPTPELSKHQARLRNSCEEVFEAIIHSYNWFPAELGTVFSSWREACKARGSEALGPRLVCASLFLRLLCPAILAPSLFGLAPEHPAPGPARTLTLIAKVIQNLANRAPFGEKEAYMAFMNSFLEDHGPAMQHFLDQVAVVDANATPRGYQGSGDLALQLAVLHVQLCTIFAELDQTTQDSLEPLPTILRAIEEGRPVPVSVPMRLPRIPTQVHSSFSSGEKPGFLAPRDLPKHTPLISKSQSLRSFQGAGSWARRRPDEERSQRRPRPVQRTQSVPARRPARRRPSAGPRPRLKDSLRTGPAPCRRAWTGASASLPRKPSVPWQRQLDQPGDRYQALGTHRPVGKLAEIQCEVAALREEQKALSRLVESLSTHIQALTGQQEQLSGQLQDLDSRLGAGILKLDSEGGLPSNGSHRLKSLEHRLTEMECTQDQLKDTLHSLQLLSRTPGSWSQPLPLKTPCVNGAELSMGT; encoded by the exons ATGAAGACAGAATGTGGGCAGACAGTGCGCAGAACTGTCACCTTCTGGTCTCACAGCAGAGACTCCGCCATGGACCCACCGTTGCCGAGTGAAGCCACCCAAACGCTGCCCGCGCCGCCCTCTGCGCTGGCGTCCTACCGTTGGCACACTGCAGGCGGAGGGGAGAAGGCTGCTGGAGGGTTCCGCTGGGGCCGCTTCACCGGCTGGGGAAGGACCCTGAGCCATCAGGAGCCCATGGTGAGCAGCCAGCCAGCCCCTCGATCTCTATTTCGTCGGGTCCTCTCTGCACCCCCCAAGGAGTCAAGGCCCAGTCGCCTCCGGCTTTCCAAGACCCTGTGGGGGAGGCACAAGAACGTGGCACCGCTGGAGCCCAAGCCAAATCCCACGGCCCCAG agccAGAGCCGGAGTTGGAAGTACCCCCAGATCCACCTGCTGTTGCACAGATCCCTGAGCCTCCCACTCCTGACATGCCTGTTTGGGACATCGGGGGCTTCACCCTGCTTGAAGGAAGGCTGGTGCTGCTTGGTGAGGAGGAG GGTCCTCGCCAAATCCGGATGGGAAGCGCCAGCTCAGAAAGCAACATGCAGGCATCCATGGGGAACCTCCGGGATCCAG ATCGCACTCCTGGAAAAACTGAGCTGGAAGCCACTGGTTCCAACCAGGTCCACAATGTTCGG GGgttactcaagaggctgaaggagaagaaaaaggccaGGTCAGAGCTGGGAGCCCACGGCCCTCGAGATGG ACCCCCCAGTGCTCTGGGTTCTAGGGAATCACTGGCCACACTCTCTGAGCTGGACCTGGGTGCTGAGAGGGATGTGCGAGTCTGGCCATTGCATCCTAGCCTCCTGGGGGAGCCACACTGCTTCCAG GTAACCTGGGCGGGCGGGAGTCGCTGTTTCTCTTGTCGCTCCAGCGCTGAGAGAGACCGTTGGATTGAAGACCTTCGTCGtcagttccagcccagccag GATAACGTGGAGAGGCAAGAGACTTGGCTGACCGTTTGGGTGCACGAGGCCAAGGGGCTGCCCCGAGCAGCGGCACCCGGAGTGCGCGCGGAGCTGTGGCTGGACGGGGCGCTACTGGCACGCACTGCTCCGCGGGCCGGCCCAGGTCAGCTCTTCTGGGCAGAGCGCTTCCACTTCGAAGCGCTGCCACCAGCCCGTCGCCTGTCACTGCGGCTGCGCGGAGCCCGCCCGGCAGGTGCAACCGTGGGCAGGGTGACGCTGGAACTGGACGAGGCGAGCATCCCCCGCGCGCCCGCCGCAGGCCTGGAACGCTGGTTCCCGGTGCTAGGGGCGCCGGCCGGCGCGGCGCTACGGGCGAGGATAAGGGTGCGACGTCTGCGCGTGCTGCCGTCGGAGCGCTACAAAGAACTGGCCGAGTTCCTCACCTTCCACTACGCGCGCCTGTGCGAGGCGCTGGAGTCAGCGCTGTCGGCTCAGGCCAAGGAGGAGCTGGCAGCAGCCATGGTGCGCGTGCTACGGGCCACTGGCCGGGCGCAG gcattAGTGACAGACCTTGGCACCTCAGAGCTGGCGCGCTGTGGAGGCCGTGAAGCGCTGCTATTTCGCGAAAATACCTTAGCTACCAAGGCCATTGATGAGTACATGAAACTGGTGGCACAGGAGTACCTCCAGGAGACCCTGG GGGAAGTTTTGCGGTGTCTCTGTGCCTCCACTGAGGACTGTGAAGTGGACCCTAGCAAATGCCCTACACCAGAGCTCTCCAAACACCAAGCCAGACTCCGAAACAGCTGTGAGGAGGTTTTTGAAGCTATCATCCACTCTTACAA CTGGTTCCCAGCGGAGCTGGGCACTGTCTTCTCAAGCTGGCGAGAAGCATGCAAAGCCCGTGGCTCTGAGGCACTGGGACCCCGGCTGGTGTGTGCCTCCCTCTTCCTGAGGCTCCTATGCCCTGCCATCTTGGCACCCAGCCTCTTCGGCCTGGCACCAGAGCACCCGGCCCCAGGCCCAGCCAGAACCCTTACACTGATCGCCAAGGTTATCCAGAATCTTGCCAACCGTGCTCC GTTTGGTGAGAAGGAAGCCTACATGGCCTTTATGAATAGCTTCCTGGAAGATCACGGACCAGCCATGCAACACTTCTTGGACCAGGTGGCCGTGGTGGATGCAAATGCCACACCCAGGGGCTACCAGGGCAGTGGAGACCTGGCCCTCCAGTTGGCAGTTCTTCATGTCCAACTCTGCACAATCTTTGCTGAACTTGACCAG ACAACCCAAGATAGCTTGGAACCACTGCCCACCATACTTCGAGCCATCGAAGAGGGCCGGCCTGTTCCAGTGTCTGTGCCAATGCGTCTTCCCCGCATCCCCACCCAGGTCCATTCCAG CTTCTCTTCAGGGGAGAAACCCGGTTTCCTGGCACCCCGAGACCTCCCCAAGCACACCCCTCTCATTTCCAAGAGCCAATCTCTGCGCAGCTTTCAAGGGGCAGGGAGCTGGGCCCGTCGGCGTCCAGATGAGGAACGGTCCCAGAGGCGGCCGCGGCCAGTGCAGCGCACACAGAGCGTCCCTGCCAGGCGGCCTGCCCGCCGCCGCCCTTCTGCAGGTCCCAGGCCGAGACTCAAAGACTCACTCCGCACTGGCCCAGCGCCATGCCGACGGGCCTGGACTGGAGCTTCTGCATCGCTGCCTCGGAAGCCATCGGTGCCATGGCAGCGCCAGCTGGACCAGCCCGGGGACCGATACCAAGCTTTGGGAACTCACCGACCAGTGGGCAAG CTAGCAGAGATACAGTGCGAGGTAGCTGCACTCCGCGAGGAACAGAAAGCTCTGTCCCGTCTGGTGGAGTCGCTGAGTACCCACATCCAGGCCTTGACGGGACAGCAGGAGCAGCTGAGCGGTCAGCTGCAGGACCTGGACTCCAGACTGGGAGCTGG gatcTTAAAGTTGGATTCTGAGGGTGGTCTTCCAAGCAACGGAAGCCACAGGCTAAAAAGTCTG GAGCACCGTCTGACTGAGATGGAATGTACTCAGGACCAGCTGAAGGATACCCTCCACAGTCTGCAGCTTCTTTCAAGGACACCAGGGTCCTGGAGCcagcccctgcctctcaaaacGCCATGTGTCAATGGAGCCGAGCTGTCAATGGGCACTTGA